In one Cryptococcus deuterogattii R265 chromosome 9, complete sequence genomic region, the following are encoded:
- a CDS encoding DNA helicase INO80 — translation MADHHDSRGRYSHTRHPSASKSPIALMDRIVERSPPLHPQPSSRMSLSALVNDSPSPPRRITPPLAAYAERHPHPSAYYPSSTTDPGYVGAVDDRQYSYPPPRTSYVQPSTHPSPTASDYRYRSPVLPQHPPIHHSPTSYSASPYALPNQPKEDPTIAYARMREEMRAAEEARREAEALEYRRKRDMEFAARRPGSELMDDRLRIPHSSFSPSQMYGPSADQPRVIPGRNGKDYISEPPSPSELYPMGEDTERLPIDRYRRDIDVPPLSRQLPPPIPSEVGHMADRARSPTVPIAPPPLKIMRKRTKVVRPNDFLVGNEDVWEDGLVRYQSKREDEVRAIAQWADSRQARNGLEEASLPQTQDESMEGRKGNGDTATPINKKKRKSRKLNLDDELLGLASSPPGSPSTAAGPSKSESKHHIYGMNGPIDPANPPSPSTIVYPSGLTRAEVIAKCEAGDVQGLTEDDVKAVQDEMWMREKAAQAAENGGVLPMNKDGTVRRKPGPAKGWRKIRGIDKKKETTPGKAQSTTADSVAGSVADEEAEADIAALLDDPVTKKGKKIKRRKLEEPGAESPRFADVEDERNEYRPSDSVLPDEIEDEHSRAGSVGGSSVQDTLPSASAAPKKKNSKTKEPGVGKGRWTRPTKPEKELVKKAEALASRTSKASLVGPSDDTFGAGPGPAEEVQEEVKHEYAPNTHDPRGVSENEAKIRHELVEDLQKQVWSNITRDVPRVYRVFQGYDQSMKQIAQRRAQACVRNAFGQRNQKTMQRQSGKVNKEGAAKAKRIVKELAAFWRKNEKDEVIARKKAEREALERAKAEEEAREAKRQSRKLNFLLTQTELYSHFIGKKIKTKEAEAAEGMDVEDEEKRGMEEIAIGEDGEPLPDLDYDEDDEENLRRHAARGAHAAIQAARDKARAFDDSITGRGAPLSGDDTMDGDELNFQNPSLGENSVTITQPKMLMAQLKEYQLKGLTWLGNLYEQGINGILADEMGLGKTIQSISLLAYLAEHHNLWGPFLVIAPASTLHNWQQELARFVPRLKALPYWGSPKDRETLRKIWSRKNQTFSEESPFHILVTSYQLAVQDEKYFQGMKWQYMILDEAQAIKSSSSARWKSLLSLHCRNRLLLTGTPIQNSMHELWALLHFIMPQLFDSHEEFAEWFSKDIESSSGGVTGNLKPEQLKRLHMILKPFMLRRVKKHVQKELGDKIEIDLLVDLSQRQREIYKALRQRVSISDLLATADNNTDNGNPKNMRSLVNLVMQFRKVCNHPDLFERADVVSPFVFGEFSQSGNLAREGDGMYLPDSARNAIEVQIPRILWTDGGKLDVPGENSLAGSDTKVLQSLLNIWTPEWINERTKRADAEFGWVKLLGSSPGETSRRAKSPLLVQLLEGAEEERRWSEEGRFIDDSEFSASVRKGFRVASVIPNSTQPGQIPLREISRRVWDVSYLSRDDARCIGDYAIAPIVKPIASNRSFLNAQDRILNQPLAHSALYGLAPSELHNPSAAEQFSHIAPSVPLTGLIPSSASSQTPVSPLHIPPTKRLIVDSAKLARLDALLRELKAGGHRILLYFQMTKMMDLIEEYLIFRQYKYLRLDGSSPIAERRDMVTSWQTNPDIFVFCLSTRAGGLGINLTAADTVIFYDHDWNPSSDAQAMDRAHRVGQTKQVTVYRLVARGTIEERILQMARGKKDVQDVVVGTKSVSDVAKPSEIVSLFMDDEELAESVAKRKQAEAHGYIAPTVVSNGRRSQFGDGLVLDDGEGDDGFFNAAAAARANAEEEEGLGAEEESKGKGKAKGAVAVTFPGSGEKRSHKKGMGKKAQAAAAAAALEKVIAGSEESPAASKTPVKKKVKIALGPDGLPL, via the exons ATGGCCGACCACCATGATTCAAGGGGTCGCTATAGCCATACCCGGCATCCCAGTGCCAGTAAGAGTCCTATTGCGTTGATGGACAGAATAGTTGAG CGTTCTCCGCCACTACACCCGCAGCCATCATCCCGCATGTCGCTTTCGGCCTTGGTGAACGATTCCCCATCGCCTCCCCGCCGTATCACGCCGCCGCTTGCGGCCTATGCTGAGCGTCACCCCCATCCATCGGCATACTATCCTTCATCGACTACAGATCCAGGTTATGTGGGTGCTGTGGATGACAGACAGTACTCTTATCCCCCACCTAGAACATCTTATGTCCAACCTTCAACACATCCTTCCCCAACTGCATCCGACTATAGATATCGATCACCCGTCTTACCTCAACATCCTCCAATCCATCACTCACCTACGTCGTATTCTGCATCACCTTACGCTCTTCCGAATCAACCCAAGGAAGACCCTACTATTGCCTATGCTCGTATgcgggaagagatgagagcCGCAGAAGAGGCTAGGCGTGAGGCAGAAGCACTCGAGTACAGGCGAAAGCGCGACATGGAGTTTGCAGCCAGGCGTCCTGGGTCCGAGCTGATGGATGACCGGCTCAGGATACCGCATTCCTCGTTTTCTCCGTCTCAAATGTATGGTCCGTCTGCAGACCAACCCAGAGTTATCCCGGGTAGGAATGGCAAAGACTATATCAGTGAACCCCCTTCTCCTAGTGAATTGTACCCAATGGGTGAAGACACAGAAAGATTACCTATCGACCGTTACAGACGGGATATTGATGTCCCACCATTGTCACGACAACTGCCCCCACCGATCCCTTCAGAAGTAGGCCATATGGCTGACAGAGCTCGGTCCCCCACCGTGCCCATTGCGCCTCCGCCTTTGAAAATTATGCGAAAGCGTACGAAGGTTGTCCGGCCCAATGACTTCCTTGTGGGTAATGAAGATGTATGGGAGGATGGATTGGTCAGATATCAAAGCAAGCGGGAAGATGAGGTCCGTGCAATTGCACAATGGGCTGATTCGCGTCAG GCAAGAAATGGCTTGGAGGAggcttctcttccccaaaCGCAGGATGAATCCATGGAAGGTCGTAAAGGCAATGGCGACACTGCAACACCAatcaacaagaagaaacgCAAGTCTCGCAAGCTCAATCTTGACGATGAACTGCTCGGTCTggcctcatctcctcctgGCTCACCCAGTACTGCTGCTGGACCCTCCAAATCTGAGAGCAAACATCACATCTACGGCATGAACGGTCCTATTGATCCTGCAAACCCTCCTTCACCGTCTACTATCGTCTACCCTTCAGGTCTCACCCGAGCAGAAGTCATTGCAAAATGCGAAGCTGGGGATGTCCAAGGCTTGACCGAAGATGACGTCAAGGCTGTCCAGGATGAGATGTGGATGCGCGAGAAAGCTGCTCAGGCTGCCGAGAATGGCGGAGTCCTTCCTATGAACAAGGATGGGACTGTTCGTCGAAAACCTGGTCCAGCCAAGGGTTGGAGGAAAATTCGAGGTAtcgacaagaagaaggagacaaCACCTGGCAAAGCTCAGTCTACTACTGCCGATAGTGTTGCAGGTAGTGTTGCGGACGAGGAAGCCGAAGCGGACATTGCTGCTCTCTTGGATGACCCCGTTACGAAAAAGGGTAAGAAAATCAAGCGTCGAAAGCTGGAAGAGCCCGGTGCTGAGTCTCCGCGATTCGCCgacgtggaagatgaacgTAACGAATATCGACCTTCTGACTCGGTGTTACCcgatgagattgaggatgagcaTAGTCGAGCAGGCAGTGTGGGCGGCAGCAGCGTTCAAGATACCTTACCTAGCGCCTCCGCCGCtccaaaaaagaagaacagcAAGACGAAAGAACCTGGTGTAGGTAAAGGCCGGTGGACACGACCTACCAAACCTGAAAAGGAGTTGGTTAAAAAAGCCGAGGCTCTCGCTTCTCGTACCAGCAAGGCATCTCTTGTTGGGCCTTCTGATGATACTTTTGGTGCTGGTCCAGGCCCGGCTGAGGAggttcaagaagaagtcaagCACGAATATGCGCCTAACACGCATGACCCGCGAGGAGTTTCGGAGAACGAGGCGAAGATCAGACATGAGTTAGTGGAGGATCTCCAGAAGCAGGTTTGGAGCAACATTACTCGGGATGTGCCTAGG GTATATCGAGTGTTTCAAGGTTATGATCAGTCAATGAAGCAGATTGCTCAGCGACGTGCTCAAGCCTGTGTTCGTAATGCCTTTGGGCaaagaaatcaaaagaCGATGCAGAGGCAGAGCGGTAAAGTTAACAAGGAAGGTGCCGCCAAGGCGAAGCGAATTGTCAAGGAG CTTGCAGCAttttggaggaagaacgagaaAGACGAAGTTATTGCTCGTAAAAAGGCTGAACGTGAAGCTCTCGAACGTGCCAaggctgaagaggaggccCGAGAAGCCAAGCGTCAATCCCGCAAACTCaacttccttctcacccAAACCGAACTCTACTCGCATTTCATAGGAAAGAAGATTAAGACCAAGGAAGCCGAAGCTGCAGAGGGCATGGAcgtcgaggatgaagagaagagggggatggaagagattgctATCGGGGAAGACGGCGAGCCTTTGCCAGATCTTGATTAcgatgaag ACGACGAGGAAAACCTCAGGAGACATGCGGCAAGGGGTGCCCATGCAGCAATCCAAGCCGCCAGGGATAAGGCGAGAGCGTTTGACGATTCTATCACTGGCAGAGGGGCGCCCCTATCCGGGGACGACACTA TGGATGGCGATGAGCTCAATTTCCAGAACCCATCTCTCGGCGAGAATAGTGTCACTATTACCCAACCCAAGATGCTTATGGCCCAGTTGAAGGAGTACCAGCTCAAGGGCTTAACGTGGTTAGGGAACTTGTATGAGCAAGGTATCAATGGTATCTTGGCTGATGAAATGGGTTTGGGTAAA ACCATTCAATCTATATCCCTACTTGCGTATCTTGCCGAGCACCATAACCTTTGGGGtcccttcctcgtcattGCTCCTGCATCGACTCTTCACAACTGGCAGCAAGAACTTGCGAGATTCGTCCCCAGACTTAAGGCTCTGCCGTACTGGGGTTCACCTAAGGATCGTGAGACGCTAAGGAAAATTTGGAGTAGGAAGAATCAGACATTTAGCGAAGAGTCGCCTTTTCATATCTTGGTTACTTCTTATCAACTC GCTGTACAAGATGAGAAGTATTTTCAAGGTATGAAATGGCAGTACATGATCCTTGATGAAGCCCAGGCTATCAAGTCTTCGTCCTCGGCTAGATGGAAGTCTCTTTTGAGCCTGCATTGTAGAAACAGGCTGTTGCTGACTGGAACACCTATTCAAAACTCAATGCACG AACTATGGGCACTTCTCCACTTTATCATGCCTCAACTTTTTGATTCTCATGAAGAATTTGCCGAATGGTTCTCCAAGGATATCGAGAGTTCGTCAGGTGGTGTCACCGGTAACCTTAAACCTGAGCAGCTGAAGAGGCTGCATATGATCCTGAAGCCCTTCATGTTGcgaagagtgaagaaaCATGTGCAAAAGGAGTTGGGTGACAAG aTTGAGATTGACTTGCTCGTCGACTTGAGTCAACGTCAGCGCGAGATCTATAAAGCTCTCCGACAGCGTGTCTCTATTTCTGACCTTTTGGCAACTGCTGACAATAACACGGACAACGGCAACCCCAAGAACATGCGTTCATTGGTCAACCTCGTCATGCAATTCCGAAAAGTGTGTAATCATCCCGATCTTTTCGAACGAGCCGACGTCGTTTCACCTTTTGTTTTTGGCGAGTTCTCACAATCAGGAAACCTTGCcagagagggagatggcATGTACTTGCCGGACTCGGCAAGAAACGCGATTGAGGTGCAAATACCACGAATATTATGGACGGATGGCGGCAAGTTGGATGTTCCTGGAGAAAATAGTCTTGCAGGCAGCGATACGAAGGTTTTGCAAAGCCTTTTAAACATCTGGACTCCTGAATGGATAAATGAGCGTACCAAGCGTGCCGATGCCGAGTTCGGTTGGGTCAAGTTACTTGGTTCTTCGCCTGGAGAAACGAGCAGGAGGGCTAAGTCGCCTTTATTGGTGCAGCTGCTTGAGGgagctgaggaagaaaggcgaTGgtcagaggaaggaaggtttATCGATGATTCCGAGTTTTCTGCTTCTGTCAGAAAAGGCTTCAGAGTAGCTTCAGTCATTCCAAACTCAACACAGCCTGGACAAATACCTCTTCGAGAGATTAGCCGGAGAGTGTGGGATGTGTCGTACCTTTCACGCGACGATGCGAGGTGTATTGGTGATTATGCCATTGCGCCTATTGTTAAACCTATCGCATCTAACAGATCATTCCTCAATGCTCAAGACCGCATCCTCAATCAACCTCTCGCTCATTCTGCCCTTTACGGTCTTGCCCCTTCGGAGCTTCACAATCCTTCAGCTGCGGAACAATTTTCTCACATTGCCCCCAGCGTACCTCTCACAGGTCTCATCCCATCATCCgcatcttctcaaacacCTGTTTCACCTCTTCATATTCCACCCACAAAGCGTCTCATTGTCGATTCTGCCAAGCTTGCTCGTCTTGATGCGCTACTTCGTGAACTTAAGGCCGGTGGTCATCGAATTCTTCTTTACTTCCAAATgacaaagatgatggacTTAATTGAAGAGTACCTTATCTTCAGGCAGTACAAGTACCTGAGACTGGATGGTTCGTCCCCGATCgcggagagaagagatatgGTGACTAGTTGGCAGACGAACCCGGATATCTTTGTGTTCTGTCTGAGTACCCGGGCCGGTGGGTTGGGTATCAACTTAACCGCTGCGGACACTGTAATCTTCT ATGACCATGACTGGAACCCCTCGAGCGATGCCCAAGCCATGGATCGAGCTCACCGTGTGGGTCAAACCAAACAGGTCACTGTTTACCGTCTCGTTGC TCGTGGCACGATCGAAGAACGTATACTTCAAATGGCTCGAGGCAAGAAAGACGTCCAGGATGTCGTCGTCGGCACCAAATCAGTTTCTGACGTTGCCAAGCCATCCGAGATCGTATCCTTGTttatggatgatgaagagctggcCGAGTCTGTTGCCAAGCGCAAGCAAGCTGAAGCTCACGGTTATATTGCCCCTACCGTTGTATCTAACGGCCGCAGATCACAATTTGGCGACGGTCTGGTattggatgatggtgagggCGATGATGGATTCTTCAACGCTGCGGCGGCGGCGAGAGCGAatgctgaagaagaggaaggtttGGGtgctgaggaggaaagcaagggaaaagggaaggcGAAAGGGGCTGTAGCAGTAACATTCCCGGGGTCgggcgagaagaggagtcATAAGAAGGGTATGGGAAAGAAAGCCcaggctgctgctgctgctgccgctttGGAAAAAGTGATCGCAGGCAGTGAAG AATCTCCTGCAGCATCAAAAACCCCAGTTaagaaaaaggtcaagatcGCCCTTGGACCTGATGGCTTACCACTTTGA
- a CDS encoding NCS2 family nucleobase:cation symporter-2 has translation MSTNLESETSFDKANVTDVRVLATLEDEPALGHIPASKRNKLKSVLKSLVTKDGWLGDYDYGALMVPYIPYVTKKQNKELPFYGVNERLPHLLLFLLGLQHALAMVGGLVTPPLLLAGPAGANLGTEAQLYLVSACLIWCGIGTCIQVSRVKIWKTNYYFGTGLISVTGTSFAFANVALSWLNQAYADGTCFYAEDGITKLPCPDEFGAILGTATLTGIFAIGLAFVPPKAIRKAFPPLITGTMLMFIGAALVSSGVNNWAGGSGTTCASDHTVKCVAGTREEYWGSASFIGLGFSCFAIIVLCELFGSAFMKSASVFFGLIVGMIIAAATGYFDKDTITSAPAGNFLWVHTFKLSLRGQLVLPMIAAWAVIIAETIGNVTASSDVSRLEISGEGFMSRVQGGMLADSIMATIAGLATVPPLTTFSQNSGVIALTRNASRSSGYMCAFILFLMGIIGKFGAIFCAAPSSVIGGFTTFLFGAVTTSGVRVLAYCKWTRRDRFIATVGIALGMASLCVPEWFSYFFTYTGSNSGKKGLLQAIVLIVEEPYLISALVMIILNLCIADEFPEEGTSSTEEQKREWNEPIPLAGGPSGPLHHMTSSSFVEREREVGDA, from the exons atgtcgaCTAACCTCGAATCGGAAACCTCTTTTGACAAGGCCAACGTCACTGACGTTCGGGTCCTTGCCacccttgaagatgaaccGGCCCTAGGCCACATCCCTGCCTCTAAGAGAAACAAGTTAAAATCAGTCTTGAAATCTTTGGTTACCAAGGATGGATGGTTGGGTGACTAC GATTATGGAGCCCTCATGGTGCCTTACATTCCCTACGTCACTAAGAAGCAAAATAAGGAATTGCCATTCTACGGTGTTAACGAGAGACTTCCCCACCTTCTCTTGTTCCTCTTAGGTCTTCAACA TGCTCTTGCTATGGTTGGTGGTCTCGTtactcctcctcttcttcttgccggTCCTGCGGGTGCCAACCTTGGTACCGAAGCTCAGCTCTACCTCGTCTCTGCTTGTCTCATCTGGTGTGGTATCGGTACATGTATCCAGGTCAGCCGTGTTAAAATTTGGAAAACCAACTACTACTTTGGAACTGGTTTGATCTCTGTTACT GGCACTtcttttgcctttgccaACGTCGCTCTCTCCTGGTTGAATCAAGCG TACGCCGACGGCACTTGCTTTTACGCTGAAGATGGTATCACCAAGCTTCCATGTCCCGATGAATTTGGAGCTATTCTCGGTACAGCCACACTCACTGGCATCTTTGCCATTGGTCTCGCCTTTGTCCCTCCCAAGGCTATTCGAAAGGCCTTTCCTCCGCTTATTACCGGTACCATGCTCATGTTCATTGGGGCTGCTCTTGTCTCTTCGGGTGTCAACAACTGGGCTGGTGGTTCCGGTACTACCTGCGCCTCTGACCACACTGTCAAATGTGTTGCTGGTACTAGGGAGGAGTATTGGGGTTCTGCTTCCTTTATCGGTCTAGGTTTCTCTTGTTtcgccatcatcgtcctGTGTGAGCTCTTTGGTTCGGCATTTATGAAATCAGCCTCTGTCTTTTTTGGTCTTATTGTCGGTATGATTATCGCTGCTGCGACAGGTTACTTTGACAAGGACACTATTACTAGCGCTCCTGCCGGTAATTTCCTCTGGGTTCATACCTTTAAATTGTCTTTGCGTGGTCAACTCGTCTTGCCCATGATTGCTGCTTGGGCCGTCATCATTGCTGAGACAATCGGTAATGTCACTGCGAG CTCCGATGTCTCTCGCTTAGAAATTTCGGGCGAAGGCTTCATGTCCAGAGTCCAAGGTGGCATGCTTGCAGATTCTATCATGGCCACCATTGCCGGTCTCGCCACTGTCCCCCCTCTTACTACCTTTTCCCAAAACTCTGGTGTCATCGCCCTTACCCGAAACGCTTCTCGTTCATCAGGTTACATGTGTGCTTTCATCTTGTTCTTAATGGGTATCATTGGAAAATTCGGTGCCATTTTCTGTGCTGCTCCCAGCTCTGTCATTGGCGGCTTTACCACCTTCCTATTTGGTGCTGTCACTACCTCTGGTGTGCGAGTCTTAGCTTACTGCAAGTGGACTCGACGAGATCGATTTATTGCTACTGTCGGTATCGCCCTCGGTATGGCGAGTTTATGTGTGCCCGAGTGGTTCAGCTACTTTTTTACGTACACTGGTTCCAATT CCGGTAAGAAGGGTCTCCTCCAAGCCATTGTCCTCATTGTCGAAGAGCCTTACCTCATCTCCGCCCTTGTCAtgatcatcctcaacctttGTATCGCTGACGAGTTCCCCGAAGAAGGAACTTCCTCTACCGAAGAGCAGAAACGAGAATGGAACGAACCTATTCCCCTTGCCGGAGGTCCTTCCGGTCCTTTGCATCACatgacttcttcttcgtttgTCGAACGGGAGAGGGAAGTTGGAGATGCTTAA
- a CDS encoding 50S small subunit ribosomal protein L22e, translated as MPKAPSAPKNAASGKPLHKFYVDCSVPVNDSVFDLAAFEKFLHDRIKVDGKPGQLGDVVAVQKEGAKIVLTSQIPFSKRYLKYLTKKHLKKNSFENFLRVVATSKDTYSLKYFKVDQDEAEEDELA; from the exons ATG CCGAAAGCTCCATCCGCTCCTAAGAACGCCGCCTCCGGCAAGCCTCTCCACAAGTTCTATGTCGACTGCTCTGTCCCTGTGAATGACTCTGTTTTCGACCTCGCCGCGTTTGAGAAGTTTCTCCACGACCGCATCAAGGTTGACGGCAAGCCTGGCCAGCTCGGCGACGTTGTCGCCGTCCAGAAGGAGG GTGCCAAGATCGTCCTCACCTCCCAgatccccttctccaagaGGTACCTCAAGTACCTTACAAAGAAGcacttgaagaagaactcCTTTGAGAATTTCCTCCG TGTCGTTGCCACCTCCAAGGATACCTATTCGCTCAAATACTTCAAGGTTGACCAGGATGAagcggaggaggatgagctcGCTTAA
- a CDS encoding vacuolar protein sorting-associated protein 26B-like protein has protein sequence MEVGIEDCLHKEFEYNKAKYHLKDVIVGKIYFLLVRITIKHMELSIIRRETTGSPPNQYNESETITKFEIINGAPVRGETIPIRLFLGGFEMTPTFRDVNKKISTRYYLNLVLIDEENRRYFKQQEITIFRIP, from the exons ATGGAAGTCGGAATTGAAGATTGCCTTCATAAAGAGTTTGAATATAACAAAGCGAA GTACCACCTCAAAGACGTAATAGTTGGGAAAATTTACTTCCTCTTAGTACGGATAACAATTAAGCACATGGAGCTATCAATTATTCGGCGCGAAACCACTGGCTCGCCACCTAACCAGTACAATGAATCAGAAACAATCACAAAGTTTGAGATCATCAATGGTGCTCCCGTTCGGGGAGAGACTATACCTATCCGGCTCTTTTTGGGTGGTTTCGAAATGACTCCTACTTTCCGCGATGTCAATAAAAAAATTTCGACGAGATATTATCTCAATCTCGTTCTaattgatgaagaaaataGAAGATACTTCAAGCAGCAAGAGATCACAATATTTAGGATCCCCTGA